Proteins from a genomic interval of Polaribacter sp. Q13:
- a CDS encoding nucleoid-associated protein — protein sequence MIRKTKAEITKCILHKVANKFNSGQNVFSEDLIRFDQESYDLMKGFLLKPFGNLTQSYRFTKHEDVRLNEVNKFASEVFTDEESFVEYSKSIVNHLFEQSNSAQIKTGDVLVVYIEGIEYKDVLTEAIGVFKIENKVDFFQTYLDDNESFDIVVQKGISTKRIDKGCLVLNTSDEEGTVVLSVDNNNYDAQYWVKNFLSVKLADDYNSHTQNYLEMCKEFSEEVIQPELGMHEKGNFLASTVDYFKENEAVDYATFKDEVFDDEKHKEKFDEYKNHFEKLNDVLIRNNFDVSGVVLKKEKNKLKTEIKLDTNINIKLDVDAPEAASEYLERGYDEEKKMKYYKVYFNEEK from the coding sequence ATGATTAGAAAAACCAAAGCAGAAATTACCAAATGTATTTTACATAAAGTAGCCAATAAATTTAATAGCGGACAAAATGTTTTTTCTGAAGACTTAATTCGTTTCGATCAAGAAAGTTACGATTTAATGAAAGGTTTTTTATTAAAGCCATTCGGAAATTTAACTCAAAGTTACCGTTTTACAAAACATGAAGACGTACGTTTAAACGAGGTAAATAAATTTGCTTCAGAGGTTTTTACAGACGAAGAAAGTTTTGTAGAATACTCTAAAAGCATTGTAAACCATTTATTTGAACAATCTAATTCAGCACAAATAAAAACTGGTGATGTTTTGGTGGTTTATATAGAAGGTATCGAGTATAAAGATGTTTTAACAGAAGCAATTGGAGTTTTTAAAATAGAAAATAAAGTAGATTTCTTTCAGACTTATTTAGACGATAACGAAAGTTTTGATATTGTTGTACAAAAAGGAATTTCTACAAAAAGAATAGATAAAGGATGTTTGGTTTTAAACACCTCAGATGAAGAAGGTACCGTTGTATTGTCTGTAGATAATAATAATTACGATGCACAATATTGGGTTAAGAACTTCTTATCTGTAAAACTAGCAGACGATTATAATTCACATACACAAAACTATTTAGAAATGTGTAAAGAATTTTCTGAAGAAGTAATTCAGCCAGAATTAGGCATGCACGAAAAAGGAAACTTCTTAGCAAGTACAGTAGATTATTTTAAAGAAAATGAAGCTGTAGATTACGCTACTTTTAAAGATGAGGTTTTTGATGATGAGAAACATAAAGAAAAATTTGACGAGTATAAAAATCACTTCGAGAAGTTAAACGATGTGTTAATCAGAAATAATTTTGATGTTTCTGGAGTTGTTTTAAAGAAGGAAAAAAACAAACTAAAAACAGAAATTAAGTTAGATACCAACATCAACATAAAACTAGATGTAGATGCACCAGAAGCGGCATCAGAATATTTAGAAAGAGGATATGATGAAGAAAAGAAAATGAAATACTATAAAGTGTATTTTAACGAAGAGAAATAG
- a CDS encoding ribonuclease HII gives MLASNYSGFSLEAGTDEAGRGCLCGPVVAAAVILPKDFTHPFLNDSKQLSEKKRDQLRPFIEENAIAFGVSFVWQEEVDQINVLQASITGMHRSIEMLKIQPEFIIVDGNKFRDYKDIPHETIVKGDAKYLSIAAASVLAKTYRDEYMAKIHQEFPMYNWAKNKGYPTKEHRNGIREFGATKYHRKTFKLLPEQTKLKL, from the coding sequence ATGTTAGCATCAAATTATAGTGGTTTTTCTTTAGAAGCCGGCACAGATGAAGCCGGTAGAGGTTGCCTATGTGGGCCTGTTGTGGCAGCTGCGGTAATTTTACCAAAAGATTTTACACATCCTTTTTTAAACGACTCTAAGCAATTGTCCGAAAAAAAGAGGGATCAATTGCGTCCGTTTATAGAAGAAAATGCCATTGCTTTTGGAGTTTCTTTTGTTTGGCAAGAAGAAGTAGATCAAATAAATGTGTTGCAAGCCTCTATTACAGGCATGCATCGTTCTATCGAAATGCTTAAAATTCAGCCAGAATTTATTATTGTAGACGGAAATAAATTTAGAGATTACAAAGATATTCCGCATGAAACTATTGTAAAAGGTGATGCTAAATATCTAAGTATTGCCGCCGCTTCTGTATTGGCAAAAACCTATAGAGATGAGTATATGGCAAAGATTCATCAAGAATTCCCAATGTATAATTGGGCAAAAAATAAAGGATATCCAACTAAAGAACACAGAAACGGAATTAGAGAATTTGGCGCAACAAAGTACCACAGAAAAACGTTTAAGTTGTTGCCAGAACAGACAAAATTAAAGTTATAA
- a CDS encoding putative porin, whose amino-acid sequence MNKSLFFLSIFVLFITNTLFSQRTFNPVQENGYNTTQNDTLRNTGEIKVKLSGKTKYTDYKIFSHDRDTTYIDTTLSIQKDYKFNYLRTDNFELLAFHNQGQTFTNLGYDFNNLKLLPDIGFTAKQFSYLDVDEIKYYEVPTPTTEITYRTGLQQGQILDAIFTANFSPRLNVSLSYKGIRSLGAYRRSLASHGNFRGAFHYRTKENQYEIRGHLTSQDFFNEESGGLPQAEIEKFESNDPDYTTRSYLDVNLDDAENNFEGRRLYLEHSYKLISNKDSVHKKDFSNLKVGHVFTTETKEYSFTQPTITTEFFGDSNDSGASNNQAKNTITNNELNLEFNSKYVLGKFKAKVNIINYSYGYDSILNSNSNISKIKLEGSAISVGADWNAKIKNFHLNATGNLSPGSGRLSGNFLQGEALYKKDSVFAIKGSLLISSKSPNFNTLLHQSKYDAYNWYNDFSSVNTRDLGFDLSSKWLNASVNFTNIDNYTYFDADNKPQQFNNQITYLKVKVSREFRYKKFALDNTIMYQNVSSGSSVFRVPELVTRNTFYYQDYWFKGKPMLVNMGATFNYFTKYKMNAYNPLLAEFTLQNDQEIGFPSIDVFFNAQVRRTRLFLKIENVTSSFTEKNYYSAPNYPYRDFTIRFGLVWNWFI is encoded by the coding sequence ATGAATAAATCGTTATTTTTCTTATCAATTTTTGTTCTCTTTATAACAAACACCTTGTTTTCTCAAAGAACTTTTAACCCAGTTCAAGAAAACGGTTATAATACCACACAAAATGACACCCTTAGAAATACGGGAGAAATTAAGGTAAAGTTATCTGGTAAAACAAAGTATACGGACTACAAAATATTTTCTCACGATAGAGATACTACCTATATAGATACTACTTTATCGATACAAAAAGACTATAAGTTTAATTATTTAAGAACTGATAACTTTGAGTTATTGGCTTTTCATAATCAAGGACAAACTTTCACCAATTTAGGGTATGATTTTAATAATCTAAAATTATTACCAGATATTGGTTTTACCGCAAAACAGTTTAGTTATTTAGATGTTGATGAAATAAAATATTACGAGGTTCCTACACCAACAACAGAAATTACATACAGAACTGGTTTGCAACAAGGGCAAATTCTAGACGCTATTTTTACGGCAAACTTTTCTCCGAGATTAAACGTATCTCTTTCTTATAAAGGGATTCGTTCTTTAGGTGCTTACAGAAGATCTTTAGCAAGTCATGGTAATTTTAGAGGTGCTTTTCATTACAGAACTAAAGAAAACCAATATGAAATTCGTGGTCACTTAACATCTCAAGATTTCTTTAACGAAGAAAGTGGTGGATTGCCACAAGCGGAAATTGAGAAGTTTGAAAGTAATGATCCAGACTATACTACAAGGTCTTATTTAGATGTAAATTTAGATGATGCAGAAAATAATTTTGAAGGTAGAAGGCTTTATTTAGAGCATAGTTATAAACTGATATCAAATAAAGACAGCGTCCATAAAAAAGATTTTAGCAACTTAAAAGTTGGACATGTTTTTACGACAGAAACCAAAGAATATAGTTTTACGCAACCTACAATAACTACAGAGTTTTTTGGTGATTCTAATGATTCTGGAGCAAGCAATAACCAAGCTAAAAATACCATTACTAATAATGAGTTAAACTTAGAATTTAATTCTAAATACGTACTGGGTAAATTTAAAGCGAAAGTAAATATTATAAATTATTCTTACGGATATGACTCTATTTTAAACTCAAATAGTAACATTTCTAAAATAAAATTAGAAGGTAGTGCCATCTCTGTTGGTGCAGATTGGAATGCTAAGATTAAAAACTTTCATTTAAATGCTACGGGTAATTTATCTCCAGGAAGTGGTAGATTGTCTGGTAACTTTTTACAAGGAGAGGCTTTGTATAAAAAGGATAGCGTTTTTGCAATAAAAGGAAGCTTGTTAATTAGTTCTAAGTCGCCAAATTTTAACACCTTACTACACCAAAGTAAATACGATGCTTATAACTGGTATAACGACTTTAGCTCTGTAAACACCAGAGATTTAGGGTTCGATTTAAGTTCTAAATGGTTAAATGCTTCGGTTAATTTTACCAACATAGATAATTACACGTATTTTGATGCCGATAACAAACCGCAACAATTTAATAACCAAATTACCTATTTAAAAGTAAAAGTTAGTAGAGAGTTTCGCTATAAAAAGTTTGCTTTAGACAATACCATAATGTACCAAAACGTAAGTAGCGGAAGTTCTGTTTTTAGAGTACCAGAATTGGTTACCAGAAACACATTCTATTACCAAGATTACTGGTTTAAAGGAAAACCAATGTTGGTAAATATGGGAGCAACTTTTAACTACTTTACAAAGTATAAAATGAATGCTTATAATCCGTTATTGGCAGAATTCACCTTGCAAAATGACCAAGAAATTGGCTTTCCTTCTATAGATGTTTTCTTTAACGCACAAGTACGAAGAACGCGTTTGTTTTTAAAAATAGAGAATGTAACTTCTAGCTTTACAGAAAAAAACTATTACTCTGCACCTAATTATCCA